A stretch of the Bradyrhizobium arachidis genome encodes the following:
- a CDS encoding phosphatidylcholine/phosphatidylserine synthase, with protein sequence MTPYDFRNPERRRRFRPIPVRMLVPNVITLLAICAGLTAIRLSIEGRMTLAVYAIVFAAALDGIDGRIARMIKGQSKFGAELDSLADFVNFGVAPGLMLYFWQLHELRNAGWIAAMVFAIAMCLRLARFNASIDDPNKPAFAANYFTGMPAPAGAITVMLPIYAAFLDLGRWPAALTAGYTLLIAFLMVSRLPVFSGKSMRMRVPPELVLPVFVAVIFFIALLISYPWHILSAGTVLYLLSLPLGWRSYQKQARAAAVGAPAPSEAASAATTSQAMAPNVPEAPHDDRPERLH encoded by the coding sequence ATGACGCCCTACGATTTCAGGAATCCCGAGCGCCGCCGGCGCTTCCGCCCGATCCCGGTGCGGATGCTGGTGCCCAATGTCATCACGCTGCTGGCGATCTGCGCCGGCCTGACGGCGATCCGGCTGTCGATCGAGGGGCGGATGACGCTCGCCGTCTACGCGATCGTGTTCGCGGCGGCGCTCGACGGCATCGATGGCCGCATCGCGCGGATGATCAAGGGGCAGTCCAAATTCGGCGCCGAGCTCGACAGCCTCGCCGACTTCGTCAATTTCGGCGTAGCGCCGGGCCTGATGCTGTATTTCTGGCAGCTGCATGAGCTGCGCAATGCGGGCTGGATCGCGGCCATGGTGTTCGCGATCGCCATGTGTCTCCGGCTCGCACGCTTCAACGCGAGCATCGACGATCCCAACAAGCCGGCCTTTGCCGCCAACTACTTCACGGGGATGCCGGCGCCGGCCGGCGCGATCACCGTGATGTTGCCGATCTACGCGGCGTTCCTCGATCTCGGACGCTGGCCCGCGGCCCTGACGGCCGGCTACACGCTGCTGATTGCCTTCCTCATGGTGTCGCGCCTGCCGGTGTTCTCCGGCAAGAGCATGCGGATGCGGGTGCCGCCGGAGCTGGTGCTGCCGGTGTTCGTGGCGGTGATCTTTTTCATCGCGCTCCTGATCAGCTATCCCTGGCACATCCTCTCGGCCGGCACGGTGCTGTATCTGCTGAGCCTGCCGCTCGGCTGGAGGTCGTATCAGAAGCAGGCGCGCGCAGCGGCAGTTGGAGCGCCTGCGCCGTCCGAAGCGGCATCGGCTGCGACAACATCGCAGGCCATGGCGCCCAACGTGCCGGAAGCCCCGCACGACGATCGGCCTGAACGGCTGCATTAG
- a CDS encoding flagellar motor protein MotB → MAKKKRGDAHGGGHGWFVTFADLMGLMMSFFVMLVAFSTQDANKLKIVAGSMRDAFGVQSEARYAGIIESDGLPTRPKLKNVDHIQPEDASNTPTPDQQDRDRKSGAKIKVDREFALAAASLRQALQDMPELTEMSKHIMFEETKQGLNLEIVDQDGRSMFPDGSKVPYDRTRRLIEKLAVPLKATPLRVSIAGHTAAGYVPNRSDYGAFDLSSDRANAVRQILEREGLPPSHVFSVSGKADTQPLFPDDPSLAANRRVTITLMREDPPLPPNLKP, encoded by the coding sequence ATGGCCAAGAAGAAACGCGGCGATGCGCACGGAGGCGGTCACGGCTGGTTCGTGACCTTCGCCGACCTGATGGGCCTGATGATGAGCTTCTTCGTGATGCTCGTCGCGTTCTCGACGCAGGACGCCAACAAGCTCAAGATCGTCGCAGGCTCGATGCGCGACGCTTTCGGCGTGCAGAGCGAGGCGCGCTACGCCGGCATCATCGAGTCCGACGGCCTGCCGACGCGTCCCAAGCTGAAGAACGTCGATCACATCCAGCCCGAGGACGCCTCCAACACGCCGACGCCTGACCAGCAGGACCGCGACCGCAAGTCGGGCGCCAAGATCAAGGTCGACCGCGAATTCGCGCTCGCCGCAGCCTCGCTACGCCAAGCCTTGCAGGACATGCCGGAACTCACCGAGATGTCCAAGCACATCATGTTCGAGGAGACCAAGCAGGGGCTCAACCTCGAGATCGTGGACCAGGACGGTCGTTCGATGTTTCCCGACGGCTCCAAGGTGCCTTACGATCGCACGCGCCGCCTGATCGAGAAGCTCGCGGTCCCACTCAAGGCGACGCCATTGCGCGTGTCGATCGCCGGTCATACCGCGGCCGGCTACGTGCCGAACCGCAGCGACTACGGCGCCTTCGACCTGTCGTCCGATCGCGCCAACGCCGTGCGCCAGATCCTCGAGCGGGAAGGGCTGCCGCCCTCGCACGTCTTCTCGGTATCGGGCAAGGCGGACACCCAGCCGCTGTTTCCCGACGATCCGTCGCTGGCCGCCAACCGGCGCGTGACCATCACGCTGATGCGCGAGGACCCGCCGCTGCCGCCTAATCTGAAGCCCTGA
- a CDS encoding potassium transporter Kup, with product MTASITTTDGQEGTVTSSFWGLTLGSIGVVFGDIGTSPLYAFHEAVKGAAHGEGVSRVIVLGVLSLILWALLIVVTTKYVLLLLRADNNGEGGTLSLMALGQRALGRRPWFLLALGVVGASMFIGDSMITPAISVLSAVDGLKLAAPALEHYVVPLTVLILALLFAVQSKGTALVASAFGPVMIVWFTVIAAMGAVHIADDPSVLAAINPYYGLQFLLSHGTIGLVTLGAVFLAVTGGEALYADLGHFGRKPIQSAWMFFVLPALLINYFGQGALVLSDPSTLDNSFYRMVPEKLVLPLVGLATAATVIASQAVITGAYSLVYQAVQLGLLPRFEVRYTSESHAGQIYLPRVNRLLLIGVMLLVLLFHTPSNLASAYGIAVSTTMVADGVMGFIVIWKLWNWRAATAAAVILPLVVVDMTFFSANLLKLLEGAWVPLLFGAVMVGTIWTWRRGSGILVQKTRKIEVPLDDLIKSLEKRPPHIVKGTAVFLTSDPSFVPTALLHNLKHNKVLHEHNVVLTIETAQTPRVDLSERFRMEKISEKFSKVRLRFGFMEQPNVPKALAIARKQGWQFDIMSTSFFVSRRSLKASAQSGMPLWQDHLFIALSRSANDATDYFQIPTGRVVEVGTQVTI from the coding sequence ATGACGGCCAGCATCACCACGACCGACGGCCAGGAGGGGACGGTCACCTCGAGTTTCTGGGGCCTCACCCTCGGGAGCATCGGCGTTGTCTTCGGCGACATCGGCACTTCGCCGCTCTACGCGTTTCACGAGGCTGTCAAGGGTGCGGCCCATGGCGAAGGGGTGTCGCGCGTCATCGTGCTCGGCGTGCTCTCGCTGATCCTGTGGGCGCTGCTGATCGTCGTCACCACCAAATACGTCCTGCTGCTGCTGCGCGCCGACAATAACGGGGAAGGCGGCACGCTCTCTCTGATGGCGCTGGGCCAGCGCGCGCTGGGACGGCGTCCCTGGTTCCTGCTCGCGCTCGGCGTGGTTGGCGCCTCCATGTTCATCGGCGATTCCATGATCACGCCGGCGATTTCGGTGCTGTCGGCGGTCGACGGCTTGAAACTCGCGGCTCCCGCGCTCGAACACTACGTCGTGCCGCTCACGGTCCTCATCCTGGCGCTGCTGTTCGCGGTCCAGAGCAAGGGCACGGCGCTGGTGGCGTCCGCCTTCGGACCGGTGATGATTGTCTGGTTCACCGTGATTGCGGCGATGGGCGCCGTTCACATCGCCGACGATCCGTCCGTGCTGGCGGCGATCAATCCCTATTATGGGCTTCAATTCCTGTTGTCGCACGGCACCATCGGGCTCGTGACGCTCGGTGCGGTGTTCCTGGCGGTGACCGGCGGCGAGGCGCTCTATGCCGATCTCGGCCATTTCGGCCGCAAGCCGATCCAGTCGGCCTGGATGTTCTTCGTGCTGCCCGCTCTGCTGATCAACTACTTTGGGCAGGGCGCGCTGGTGCTGTCCGATCCCAGCACGCTCGACAATTCCTTCTATCGCATGGTGCCCGAGAAGCTCGTGCTGCCGCTGGTGGGGCTGGCGACCGCGGCCACCGTGATCGCAAGCCAGGCGGTGATCACCGGCGCCTATTCGCTGGTCTATCAAGCGGTGCAGCTTGGCCTCTTGCCGCGCTTCGAGGTGCGCTACACCTCCGAATCCCATGCCGGTCAGATCTATCTGCCGCGGGTCAACCGGCTGCTCCTGATCGGCGTAATGCTGCTGGTGCTGTTGTTCCACACCCCGAGCAATCTCGCTTCGGCCTATGGCATCGCGGTGTCCACCACCATGGTGGCTGACGGCGTCATGGGCTTCATCGTGATCTGGAAGTTGTGGAATTGGCGTGCCGCGACTGCGGCCGCCGTGATCCTGCCGCTCGTCGTGGTCGACATGACCTTCTTCAGCGCCAACCTGCTCAAGCTTCTGGAAGGCGCCTGGGTGCCGCTGCTGTTCGGTGCGGTCATGGTGGGGACGATATGGACCTGGCGGCGCGGCTCCGGAATCCTGGTGCAGAAGACGCGCAAGATCGAGGTCCCGCTCGACGATCTCATCAAGAGCCTCGAGAAGCGGCCGCCGCATATCGTGAAGGGCACGGCCGTGTTCCTCACCAGCGATCCGTCCTTCGTGCCGACGGCGTTGCTGCACAATCTCAAGCACAACAAGGTGCTGCACGAGCACAACGTGGTCCTGACCATCGAGACCGCGCAGACACCGCGGGTCGATCTGTCGGAACGGTTCCGCATGGAGAAGATCAGCGAAAAGTTCTCCAAGGTGCGTTTGCGGTTCGGCTTCATGGAGCAGCCCAACGTGCCGAAGGCGCTGGCGATCGCGCGCAAGCAGGGCTGGCAGTTCGACATCATGTCGACGTCGTTCTTCGTGTCGCGCCGGTCGCTGAAGGCCTCTGCGCAATCAGGCATGCCGCTCTGGCAGGATCACCTGTTCATCGCGCTGAGCCGGTCCGCCAATGACGCCACCGATTATTTCCAGATCCCGACCGGACGGGTGGTTGAAGTCGGAACGCAGGTCACTATCTGA
- a CDS encoding motility protein A → MDIMTSVGLIAGIIVITAMIFMGGDLHMFISEHAMIIIFGGSISATMIRFPLSSLLHGLPLGAKFAFTMSRLSAHELVDELARIAEIARKQGPVGLEKVETDEPFLAKGIRYVADGYDLDFIRDNLERDRDNFLMHLDEGSKIYRAIGDCAPAFGMIGTLIGMVQMFANMTDPSKLGPFMATALLATLYGALVANLFCLPIADKLHGKLLDEETNRTLIIDGILMIRDSKSPTLVREMLLAYLPEKHRHGEGEPVPA, encoded by the coding sequence ATGGATATCATGACGAGCGTTGGCCTGATCGCAGGCATCATCGTCATCACCGCGATGATCTTCATGGGCGGCGACCTCCACATGTTCATCTCTGAACATGCCATGATCATCATCTTCGGCGGCTCGATCTCCGCCACCATGATCCGCTTTCCGCTCTCCTCGCTGCTGCACGGCCTGCCGCTCGGCGCAAAGTTCGCCTTCACCATGAGCCGCCTGTCGGCCCACGAGCTCGTCGACGAACTCGCCCGCATCGCCGAGATCGCGCGCAAGCAGGGCCCGGTTGGTCTGGAAAAGGTCGAGACCGACGAGCCGTTCCTCGCCAAGGGCATCCGCTACGTCGCCGACGGCTATGACCTCGACTTCATCCGCGACAATCTCGAGCGCGACCGCGACAACTTCCTCATGCATCTGGACGAGGGCAGCAAGATCTACCGCGCCATCGGCGACTGCGCCCCGGCCTTCGGCATGATCGGCACGCTGATCGGCATGGTGCAGATGTTCGCCAACATGACCGACCCCTCCAAGCTCGGCCCGTTCATGGCGACCGCGCTGCTCGCGACGCTCTACGGCGCGCTGGTCGCGAACCTGTTCTGTCTGCCGATCGCCGACAAGCTGCACGGCAAGCTGCTGGACGAGGAAACCAACCGCACGCTCATCATCGACGGCATTTTGATGATCCGCGACTCCAAGAGCCCGACCCTGGTGCGCGAAATGCTGCTCGCCTACCTGCCCGAGAAGCATCGCCACGGCGAGGGTGAACCGGTCCCGGCCTGA
- a CDS encoding potassium transporter Kup: MTSDIAIPVPETVAANGHGEAHTTAGFGALTLGSIGVVYGDIGTSPLYAFREAVTAASGMEGAPTQAAVLGVISMILWALVVVVTLKYVVILLRADNNGEGGTLALMALAQRALGTRGPVIVLLGIISGALFYGDAVITPAVSVLSALEGMKDVTLTFEPYIVPLTVVILLGLFAVQSRGTASVAAFFGPIMCVWFAVIALAAIGPIMHQPQVLLALNPLYAVSFMLHHGIIGFVTLGAVFLAVTGAEALYADLGHFGKRPIQTAWLFIVLPSLALNYLGQGALVLADPKAIESPFFQLFPQGWFRGGMVVLATIATVIASQAVITGAYSLTRQAIQLGLLPRFEIRHTSEAHSGQIFIPRINQLLLVAVIMMVLLFRSSSALASAYGISVTGTMVVTAMMGFVVIWKVWRWSPLAAAVLIAPFLFLDLTFLAANLLKVFEGGWVPLALGSLMIMLMYTWRRGSRLLFEKSRKLEFPLADLVAMLEKRPPQRVPGTAVFLTSDPLSAPTALMHSLKHYKVLHEKNVILTIETAQTPRIDPAERVKLEQVSPTFSKVTLKFGFMESPNVPKALAIARKLGWQFDIMSTSFFLSRRALKPAAHSGMPRWQDRLFISLSRSANDATDYFQIPSGRVVEVGTQVTI, encoded by the coding sequence ATGACAAGTGACATCGCGATTCCCGTCCCGGAAACGGTGGCGGCCAATGGGCATGGCGAAGCCCACACCACGGCCGGTTTTGGCGCCCTGACGCTCGGCAGCATCGGGGTCGTCTATGGCGATATCGGCACCAGCCCGCTCTACGCGTTCCGCGAGGCGGTGACGGCGGCATCGGGCATGGAAGGGGCTCCCACGCAGGCCGCCGTGCTCGGGGTGATCTCGATGATCCTCTGGGCGCTCGTCGTCGTGGTGACGCTGAAATACGTCGTGATCCTGCTGCGCGCCGACAACAACGGCGAGGGCGGCACGCTCGCCCTGATGGCGCTCGCCCAGCGCGCCCTCGGTACACGCGGGCCGGTCATCGTCCTGCTCGGCATCATTTCCGGCGCACTGTTCTATGGCGACGCGGTGATCACGCCGGCAGTCTCGGTGCTGTCGGCCCTCGAAGGCATGAAGGACGTCACGCTGACGTTCGAGCCTTACATTGTTCCGCTGACTGTGGTGATCCTGCTCGGCCTTTTCGCCGTGCAATCACGCGGCACGGCCAGCGTTGCCGCCTTCTTCGGCCCGATCATGTGCGTCTGGTTTGCCGTGATCGCGCTCGCGGCGATCGGCCCGATCATGCATCAGCCCCAGGTGCTGCTGGCGCTGAACCCGCTCTACGCGGTGTCCTTCATGCTCCACCACGGCATCATCGGTTTCGTCACGTTAGGCGCGGTGTTCCTGGCCGTGACCGGTGCGGAGGCGCTCTATGCCGACCTCGGCCATTTCGGCAAGCGGCCGATCCAGACCGCCTGGCTGTTCATCGTGCTGCCGTCGCTGGCGCTGAATTATCTGGGGCAGGGTGCGCTTGTGCTGGCCGACCCCAAGGCGATCGAGAGCCCGTTCTTCCAGCTCTTCCCGCAAGGCTGGTTCCGTGGCGGAATGGTCGTGCTTGCCACCATCGCCACCGTCATCGCGAGCCAGGCCGTCATCACCGGCGCCTATTCGCTGACGCGCCAGGCGATCCAGCTCGGTCTGCTGCCGCGATTTGAAATTCGCCATACCTCTGAAGCGCATTCCGGCCAGATCTTCATCCCGCGTATCAACCAGTTGCTGCTGGTTGCGGTGATCATGATGGTGCTGCTGTTCCGCTCTTCGAGCGCGCTGGCCTCGGCCTACGGCATCTCCGTGACCGGCACCATGGTGGTCACGGCCATGATGGGCTTTGTCGTGATCTGGAAGGTCTGGCGCTGGTCGCCGCTTGCGGCCGCTGTGCTGATCGCGCCGTTCCTGTTCCTGGACCTGACCTTCCTCGCCGCCAACCTGCTCAAGGTGTTCGAGGGCGGCTGGGTGCCGCTGGCGCTCGGCTCGCTTATGATCATGCTGATGTACACGTGGCGCCGCGGCAGCCGGCTCCTGTTCGAGAAGTCGCGCAAGCTCGAATTCCCGCTCGCCGACCTCGTGGCCATGCTGGAGAAGCGACCGCCGCAGCGGGTGCCCGGCACGGCCGTGTTCCTGACCAGCGATCCGCTCAGCGCCCCGACCGCGCTCATGCATAGTCTGAAGCACTATAAAGTGCTGCATGAGAAGAATGTCATTCTCACCATCGAGACCGCGCAGACCCCGCGCATCGATCCGGCCGAGCGGGTGAAGCTCGAACAGGTCAGCCCGACCTTCTCCAAAGTGACGCTGAAGTTCGGCTTCATGGAGTCGCCCAATGTACCCAAGGCGCTGGCGATCGCGCGAAAGCTCGGCTGGCAGTTCGACATCATGTCGACCTCGTTCTTCCTGTCGCGGAGGGCGTTGAAGCCCGCCGCCCATTCCGGCATGCCGCGCTGGCAGGACCGGCTCTTCATCTCGCTGAGCCGCTCGGCCAACGACGCCACCGACTATTTCCAGATCCCGAGCGGGCGCGTCGTCGAGGTCGGCACGCAGGTGACGATCTGA
- a CDS encoding phosphatidylserine decarboxylase, with protein MSILDSIQRQIPPIHKEGYPFIGGFALASLALFWLWSPLGWIGTILTVWCALFFRDPARVTPIRDGLVVSPADGRVSMITMALPPAELGLGDKPLPRISVFMSVFNCHVNRSPMAGRVDRIAYRPGLFINAELDKASEDNERNSLVISTPQGRIGVVQIAGLVAKRIVCFVKEGQSLGAGERFGLIRFGSRLDVYLPVGSRALVSEGQTAIAGETVLADLASDDLARTYRVN; from the coding sequence ATGTCCATTCTCGATTCGATCCAACGGCAGATTCCGCCGATCCACAAGGAAGGCTATCCCTTCATCGGCGGCTTTGCGCTGGCGAGCCTCGCCCTGTTCTGGCTCTGGTCGCCGCTCGGGTGGATCGGCACCATCCTCACCGTGTGGTGTGCGCTGTTCTTCCGCGACCCCGCGCGCGTCACGCCGATCCGCGACGGACTGGTCGTCTCGCCGGCTGACGGCCGGGTGTCGATGATCACGATGGCGCTGCCGCCCGCGGAATTGGGGCTGGGCGACAAGCCGCTGCCGCGCATCTCCGTCTTCATGAGCGTCTTCAACTGCCATGTGAACCGCAGCCCGATGGCGGGCAGGGTGGATCGCATCGCCTACCGGCCCGGCCTGTTCATCAACGCCGAGCTCGACAAGGCGAGCGAGGACAATGAGCGCAATTCGCTCGTCATCTCGACGCCCCAAGGTCGGATCGGCGTGGTCCAGATCGCCGGCCTCGTGGCCAAGCGCATCGTCTGCTTCGTCAAGGAGGGACAGTCGCTCGGCGCCGGCGAGCGTTTTGGCCTGATCCGATTCGGCTCGCGGCTCGACGTCTATTTGCCGGTCGGCTCCAGGGCTCTGGTCTCGGAAGGGCAGACCGCGATTGCCGGCGAAACGGTGCTGGCCGACCTGGCCTCGGACGACCTGGCGCGGACCTATCGCGTCAATTAA
- a CDS encoding RraA family protein — protein MTDTASGPLPASVLEALGRYDTPTICNAMEIVAPERRLIGYTTKQLVCPFPDLPPIVGYARTVAIRSVLKSSLPAEEQSRRRIEYYEYVGTGHGPRISVIQDIDGHDVGYGAFWGEVQSNVHKALGCLGVITDGSIRDIPQWAPGFQALAGSIGPSHAWVHAESFGGEVRVAGMTVKSDDLIHADQHGAIVIPLDVAAKLPEAAELCGRRETPILEIARSPDFSLEKLKAALKRSAEIH, from the coding sequence GTGACTGATACCGCATCCGGGCCGCTGCCAGCTTCCGTCCTCGAGGCTTTGGGCCGCTACGACACGCCGACGATCTGCAATGCCATGGAGATCGTCGCGCCGGAGCGCCGTCTGATCGGCTACACCACCAAGCAGCTCGTCTGTCCGTTTCCCGATCTGCCGCCGATCGTCGGCTATGCGCGCACGGTCGCGATCCGCTCGGTGCTGAAATCCTCGCTCCCGGCGGAAGAGCAGTCCAGGCGCCGCATAGAATATTACGAGTATGTCGGCACCGGCCACGGTCCGCGCATCTCGGTGATCCAGGACATCGACGGCCATGACGTCGGCTACGGCGCGTTCTGGGGCGAGGTGCAGAGCAACGTGCACAAGGCGCTCGGCTGTCTCGGCGTCATCACCGACGGCTCGATCCGCGACATCCCGCAATGGGCCCCGGGCTTCCAGGCGCTCGCCGGCTCGATCGGCCCGTCGCATGCCTGGGTGCATGCGGAAAGCTTCGGCGGCGAGGTGCGCGTTGCCGGCATGACCGTGAAGTCCGACGATTTGATCCACGCCGACCAGCACGGCGCGATCGTCATTCCGCTCGACGTCGCCGCGAAGCTCCCGGAGGCTGCCGAGCTCTGCGGCCGCCGCGAGACGCCGATCCTGGAGATCGCGCGCAGCCCCGACTTCTCGCTGGAGAAGCTGAAGGCCGCGCTGAAGCGTTCGGCGGAGATTCACTGA